A window of Fictibacillus halophilus contains these coding sequences:
- a CDS encoding Ger(x)C family spore germination protein encodes MRNKTKIMFTLFILLLMLTGCWGSRGINEQLYIEALGVDYKDGKYIVYTESAVFSSIAKQEGGGAQAAESPVLVGREEGDTLTMAFRKLEKSSQFPIYYGHVQVILFSERVIKEKLSEVISHIGHDPLIRFTAWIFGTSEEINEVLMAKSLFKQAPTYKVLFHPDSMLQRNHSVNPLSMQMLLRDGSEPFGSAIIPNIKLVKGKWHEDNDKPMLPTINGGYVLNSMNFKGKLNDAELHGLEWLTKEKKENKLEISLGDTVVELDVKGYKIKLNKPVQNELKYTIDVKAKATIDENLDIVPRKELEKKIVHKMKKDIEQTYLNGISIDSDIYNLTRSTYRKSPSLVKKYALQNDSLDSVKVKVQIVHAGSQKYKD; translated from the coding sequence ATGAGAAATAAAACAAAGATCATGTTCACGTTGTTTATCTTGCTTCTTATGTTAACAGGTTGCTGGGGCTCTAGGGGCATTAATGAGCAGCTCTATATTGAGGCTTTAGGTGTAGATTACAAAGATGGCAAGTATATCGTTTATACAGAATCCGCTGTCTTCTCATCAATCGCTAAACAAGAGGGTGGTGGCGCTCAGGCAGCTGAATCTCCTGTTTTAGTCGGAAGAGAGGAAGGAGATACCCTTACAATGGCTTTTAGGAAGTTAGAAAAATCTTCCCAATTTCCAATATATTACGGACACGTGCAAGTAATACTGTTTAGCGAGAGGGTGATTAAAGAAAAGCTGAGTGAAGTGATTTCTCACATCGGTCACGATCCTCTAATTCGATTTACAGCATGGATTTTTGGTACGTCAGAAGAAATAAACGAAGTATTAATGGCAAAATCTCTTTTTAAGCAAGCACCGACATACAAAGTACTGTTTCATCCAGATAGTATGTTGCAAAGAAACCACTCTGTTAATCCATTATCTATGCAGATGCTATTAAGAGATGGCAGCGAACCATTCGGATCAGCCATAATTCCTAATATAAAATTAGTAAAAGGAAAGTGGCACGAAGATAATGATAAACCCATGTTACCCACTATTAATGGAGGTTATGTACTTAATAGTATGAACTTTAAAGGAAAGCTGAATGATGCAGAACTTCATGGATTGGAATGGTTAACGAAAGAAAAAAAAGAGAACAAGCTTGAGATTTCATTAGGGGACACTGTTGTTGAACTAGACGTAAAAGGATATAAAATAAAGCTGAATAAGCCCGTTCAAAATGAACTTAAGTATACAATTGACGTCAAAGCAAAAGCAACGATCGATGAAAATTTAGATATTGTTCCTCGTAAAGAACTTGAAAAGAAAATCGTCCATAAAATGAAGAAGGATATTGAGCAGACTTATTTAAATGGAATTTCTATAGACAGTGACATTTATAATTTAACCCGTTCTACTTATCGAAAGTCACCGTCTTTAGTTAAAAAGTATGCTTTGCAGAACGACTCTTTGGATTCAGTCAAAGTGAAAGTACAAATCGTTCATGCAGGAAGTCAGAAGTATAAAGACTAA
- a CDS encoding 5' nucleotidase, NT5C type, with product MRFGFDIDDTLINLRQHAFHIYNRKLKQDVPIDVFDTIETLEIHEPFGLSTKEGNQMWIDSMEEIYFTDCPAYPDAIEVLQELDKEGHEIFYITARPAKHCEETKKWVENAGFPVQEGRFFCGMKDEEKIHIIKDLNLDFYFDDKPNVLDTLNQEPIQLYVRHQNYNKHLDMPRLTNWSELKEIIKKHTDKK from the coding sequence ATGAGATTTGGTTTTGACATTGACGATACGCTAATAAATTTACGACAACATGCTTTTCATATCTACAATAGAAAATTAAAACAAGATGTTCCGATTGATGTTTTTGACACGATTGAAACGTTGGAGATTCACGAGCCGTTCGGACTTTCAACAAAAGAAGGAAATCAGATGTGGATAGATTCTATGGAAGAAATCTATTTTACAGATTGTCCTGCTTATCCGGATGCGATTGAGGTGTTACAAGAGCTCGATAAAGAAGGTCATGAAATCTTCTACATTACAGCAAGACCTGCTAAACATTGTGAAGAAACTAAGAAATGGGTAGAAAACGCTGGTTTTCCTGTACAAGAGGGACGCTTTTTCTGTGGCATGAAAGATGAAGAGAAAATCCATATTATTAAAGATCTTAATCTAGACTTTTACTTTGATGATAAGCCTAATGTTTTAGATACTCTTAACCAAGAGCCTATTCAATTATATGTTAGACATCAGAATTACAACAAACATTTGGACATGCCTCGTTTAACGAATTGGTCTGAGTTAAAGGAAATTATAAAAAAACATACCGATAAAAAATAG
- a CDS encoding DinB family protein has translation MKKMIAGDEYAEYYQTYVSLVPEGDIIQVLTDQMKETVGITSMLNDEQLSYRYAKGKWSIKEVIGHITDTERIMSYRLLSIARGETTSLPGYDENAYVEEAGFDDIPVRDLLENFVSVRLSTIQLIKSLSKKALERKGTANGHAVTTRALMMIIAGHEIHHRNIIIERYLTKN, from the coding sequence ATGAAAAAGATGATAGCCGGGGATGAGTACGCAGAGTATTATCAAACATATGTAAGCTTAGTGCCTGAAGGGGATATCATTCAAGTACTAACAGATCAAATGAAAGAAACAGTGGGAATCACAAGCATGTTAAATGATGAACAGCTTTCCTACCGGTATGCAAAAGGGAAGTGGAGCATCAAAGAAGTGATTGGTCACATTACGGATACGGAAAGAATCATGAGCTATCGTTTATTATCGATCGCACGAGGGGAAACAACCTCACTTCCTGGATATGATGAAAATGCGTATGTAGAGGAAGCCGGCTTTGATGACATTCCGGTGAGAGATTTGCTAGAAAATTTTGTTTCAGTGCGTTTGTCGACAATCCAGCTTATTAAAAGTTTGAGTAAAAAGGCTTTGGAAAGGAAAGGAACGGCAAATGGGCATGCCGTTACCACTCGTGCTCTAATGATGATCATAGCGGGTCACGAAATACACCATCGTAATATCATCATAGAGCGATACTTAACCAAAAATTAA
- a CDS encoding GTP cyclohydrolase II, with protein sequence MLQSKNLKQKVLSILEDKIQLIKKDEGAIYLVGPIRLPVNLYGDTVVFNWYCWLEGCEQTENFEEVIEKLSSANLAEYQQSSVLVYGDFAYNDEALIRMHSICHTGDIFGSKRCDCGYQLKQSMKMIVEHGTGALFYLANHEGRGIGLFSKAMAYLLQESGQDTVEANESLGFVDDSRNYEDAIEVLKALRSKPVTLITNNPKKLEALHQAGLSVTSRAPIWGDVSEYNEKYLQTKIKRSGHLDEGVFTNE encoded by the coding sequence ATGTTACAAAGTAAAAACTTAAAACAAAAAGTTCTTTCCATACTTGAAGATAAAATACAACTTATTAAAAAAGACGAAGGTGCGATTTATTTAGTTGGTCCCATCCGTCTGCCTGTTAATCTATATGGAGATACCGTTGTTTTCAACTGGTACTGCTGGCTTGAAGGCTGTGAACAAACAGAAAACTTTGAAGAAGTGATCGAAAAGCTTTCCTCAGCGAACTTGGCAGAATATCAGCAATCCAGTGTTTTAGTTTATGGTGACTTTGCTTACAATGATGAAGCACTTATTCGTATGCACTCCATTTGTCACACGGGTGATATCTTTGGCAGCAAACGATGTGACTGCGGTTATCAGTTGAAGCAATCGATGAAAATGATTGTAGAACATGGTACAGGTGCACTCTTTTATTTAGCAAACCACGAAGGCCGTGGAATCGGGCTATTCAGTAAAGCAATGGCTTATCTTCTCCAAGAAAGTGGACAAGATACTGTTGAGGCAAACGAGAGTCTTGGCTTTGTCGATGATTCTAGAAATTATGAAGATGCCATCGAGGTATTAAAAGCATTACGTTCAAAGCCAGTAACTCTGATTACGAACAATCCGAAAAAATTAGAAGCACTTCACCAAGCAGGTCTCTCCGTTACGTCAAGAGCTCCAATTTGGGGTGATGTTTCTGAATATAACGAGAAGTATTTGCAAACAAAGATCAAGCGATCTGGCCATCTAGATGAAGGAGTATTCACGAATGAGTAG
- a CDS encoding chromate transporter has translation MVQNISLLKTLLEILIVSTRLGLTSFGGPIAHLGYFHEEYVRKRRWMDEKSYADLVALCQFLPGPASSQVGIGIGVMRGGLLGGIVSFIGFTFPSVVALIVFALILQGLNISDLSWIHGLKLVAVAVVAHAILGMAEKLTPDLKRKTIALLALIGTLLWQTAFSQVGVILLAGLLGFLFYRDQTDNDATKYEFPISKKFAVICLSLFFVLLFLLPFLRDVTSNNWIAIFDSFYRSGSLVFGGGHVVLPLLEREFVPNGWISEEAFLAGYGAAQAVPGPLFTFAAYIGAVMNGWQGGLLATIAIFLPAFLLILGSLPFWNMLRQNAKIKGALMGVNAAVVGILISAFYQPIWTSTILKPIDFALAAVLFSMLVYWKLPPWVVVLTGALGGLLMTFM, from the coding sequence ATGGTACAAAACATAAGTTTACTTAAAACACTATTAGAAATTCTTATCGTTTCAACAAGGCTTGGTCTCACTTCTTTTGGTGGGCCCATCGCACACCTAGGTTATTTTCATGAGGAATATGTTAGAAAACGCAGATGGATGGATGAAAAAAGCTACGCTGACCTTGTGGCATTGTGTCAGTTTCTTCCTGGCCCTGCAAGCAGCCAAGTGGGAATCGGAATCGGTGTTATGCGAGGAGGCCTGTTAGGAGGTATTGTGTCCTTTATCGGTTTCACATTTCCTTCTGTTGTCGCACTCATTGTTTTTGCACTTATTTTACAAGGATTAAATATTTCTGATCTAAGCTGGATCCACGGGTTAAAGCTTGTAGCAGTTGCAGTTGTGGCACATGCCATTCTAGGAATGGCTGAAAAACTAACACCTGATTTAAAAAGAAAAACCATCGCATTGTTAGCTTTAATCGGAACGCTATTGTGGCAGACCGCTTTCTCTCAAGTTGGTGTGATCCTATTAGCAGGTTTATTAGGATTTCTGTTTTATAGAGACCAGACGGATAACGATGCAACGAAATATGAATTTCCTATCTCAAAAAAGTTTGCTGTCATCTGTTTAAGTTTATTCTTTGTATTACTATTTTTATTGCCGTTCCTAAGAGATGTGACTTCTAACAACTGGATCGCTATTTTTGACAGTTTCTATCGTTCTGGATCGCTTGTATTTGGCGGCGGACATGTTGTCCTTCCATTGCTCGAACGAGAATTTGTGCCTAATGGTTGGATAAGTGAAGAAGCATTCCTGGCTGGTTATGGAGCCGCCCAAGCCGTACCTGGACCTTTGTTCACGTTTGCAGCCTATATTGGAGCAGTGATGAATGGTTGGCAAGGTGGATTACTTGCAACGATCGCGATCTTCTTACCTGCTTTTTTGTTAATTTTAGGCTCTCTTCCCTTTTGGAACATGCTTAGACAGAACGCTAAGATAAAAGGGGCTTTAATGGGAGTTAATGCTGCAGTAGTCGGAATTTTAATATCCGCCTTCTATCAGCCTATCTGGACAAGTACGATACTAAAACCGATCGACTTTGCGTTGGCAGCTGTATTGTTCAGCATGTTGGTGTATTGGAAACTCCCTCCATGGGTGGTCGTCCTCACTGGTGCACTCGGCGGTTTATTGATGACATTCATGTGA
- a CDS encoding STAS domain-containing protein, translating into MKSTLTVAHYLKENAELLANKIVDDIIGQFGFQVSETDISQARKVYAEFLSFLSESIDCEEGSVPEELLEWSRENGEKTAAKHHRISDILIRYPDTRMVFADFILNISIDFGLSTEDVVLIIKRVHHMLDVSINETVLAFERKSEEILEKTKRELRELSTPVVPIENGLAVLPLIGTIDADRAEHLMNHVLPKIPELQVERLIMDFSGIVDIDTEVASHIFNVYRVLALLGINVMVTGLRPELAINAVSEGIDFSSIKTFANVKQAIESNKQKN; encoded by the coding sequence ATGAAGTCGACATTAACGGTTGCTCATTATCTAAAAGAAAATGCAGAGCTTCTAGCTAATAAAATCGTTGATGATATTATCGGGCAGTTTGGTTTCCAAGTAAGCGAGACTGATATTAGTCAGGCCAGAAAAGTGTATGCAGAATTCCTATCCTTTTTAAGTGAATCTATTGATTGTGAAGAAGGTTCTGTCCCAGAAGAACTATTGGAGTGGAGTCGAGAAAACGGAGAGAAAACAGCAGCAAAGCATCATCGAATCTCTGATATATTAATCCGTTATCCTGACACTCGAATGGTGTTTGCGGATTTTATTTTAAATATAAGCATTGATTTCGGACTTTCTACGGAAGATGTCGTATTAATCATTAAGCGTGTTCATCATATGCTGGATGTAAGCATTAATGAAACGGTTCTTGCCTTTGAACGAAAGTCAGAGGAGATTTTAGAGAAAACAAAGAGAGAGCTTCGTGAGCTTTCTACACCTGTCGTTCCTATCGAGAATGGACTGGCTGTTTTGCCATTGATTGGCACCATCGACGCTGATCGGGCAGAGCATCTTATGAATCATGTGCTGCCTAAAATCCCTGAACTTCAAGTTGAACGGTTAATCATGGATTTTTCAGGAATCGTCGACATTGATACTGAAGTGGCGTCTCATATTTTTAATGTATACCGTGTTTTGGCATTACTTGGTATTAACGTAATGGTGACTGGTTTGCGTCCTGAGCTAGCGATTAATGCGGTTTCTGAAGGTATCGATTTTTCATCAATAAAAACATTTGCGAATGTAAAACAAGCGATAGAAAGTAACAAACAAAAAAACTAG
- the ribD gene encoding bifunctional diaminohydroxyphosphoribosylaminopyrimidine deaminase/5-amino-6-(5-phosphoribosylamino)uracil reductase RibD, whose protein sequence is MSSHEFYMQLALSNAQAMKGQTDPNPLVGSVIVNHNEIVGVGTHLKAGEPHAEIHAIRMAGDKAKGGTIYVTLEPCSHHGRTGPCAVAIVEAGIKKVVIAALDPNPLVSGKGVKILKDAGIEVETGVLQEESEKMNEVFNKFIVQKIPFVTLKSGITLDGKIASRTNNSKWITSPEAREDVHKLRNENKAILVGVNTVIHDDPELTTRIPNGRNPLRVIMDSTLKIPLESKVVRDNQAETWVFTTENYDKQKKLRLEAHGVKVFIAGESQVDPLEVLKTLGSNLISSLLIEGGGTINASFLENKLVDKAVFYIAPKLIGGQHSPSFFGGTGIDKMSDAILLQNLTVTQIGPDFKFSSYPKYE, encoded by the coding sequence ATGAGTAGTCATGAATTTTATATGCAGCTAGCTCTAAGCAATGCTCAAGCGATGAAAGGCCAAACAGACCCTAACCCGTTAGTGGGGTCTGTTATTGTAAATCATAACGAAATCGTTGGAGTAGGTACGCATTTAAAAGCTGGTGAACCACATGCTGAAATTCACGCTATTCGCATGGCTGGGGATAAGGCAAAAGGTGGTACGATCTATGTTACACTCGAGCCGTGCTCTCACCATGGAAGAACGGGACCTTGTGCTGTAGCGATCGTAGAAGCCGGAATTAAAAAAGTGGTTATCGCCGCATTAGATCCGAACCCGCTTGTCTCTGGAAAAGGCGTGAAGATCTTAAAAGATGCTGGCATTGAAGTGGAGACTGGAGTACTTCAAGAAGAATCGGAAAAGATGAATGAAGTATTCAATAAATTTATCGTTCAAAAGATTCCTTTTGTAACTTTAAAATCAGGCATCACACTTGATGGAAAGATTGCGAGTCGTACGAACAACAGCAAATGGATCACATCACCAGAAGCGCGTGAAGATGTGCACAAACTGAGAAACGAAAATAAAGCAATTCTTGTTGGAGTTAATACCGTTATTCATGATGACCCTGAACTAACGACAAGAATTCCGAATGGTCGAAATCCACTTCGAGTGATTATGGACTCAACACTTAAAATCCCTTTAGAATCTAAAGTTGTAAGAGACAATCAAGCTGAAACTTGGGTGTTCACTACTGAAAATTATGACAAGCAAAAAAAGCTTCGGCTAGAAGCTCATGGTGTAAAAGTGTTTATTGCTGGTGAATCACAAGTTGACCCGCTTGAAGTTTTAAAAACACTAGGAAGTAACTTGATTTCTTCCCTTTTGATTGAGGGCGGTGGTACGATCAACGCTTCATTCCTAGAAAACAAGCTTGTTGATAAAGCGGTTTTCTACATCGCTCCTAAACTGATTGGTGGACAGCATTCACCATCATTTTTTGGCGGTACTGGAATTGATAAGATGTCAGATGCCATTTTGCTGCAAAATCTTACAGTTACTCAAATCGGCCCTGACTTTAAGTTTTCAAGTTACCCTAAATACGAATAA
- a CDS encoding YdhK family protein — protein sequence MIKNKLFVMLLLSFSLVLSACGNDETEKKSEDSQDHADHGAMNHSGSGEVPKGLKEAESPTYQVGSKAVINADHMKGMDGAEATISGAYDTTVYTVTYTPTTGGEKVKNHKWVIHEEIKDAGDKPLTPGTEVILEADHMKGMKGAKATIDSAEQTTVYMVDYTPTTGGERMKNHKWVTESELSKDK from the coding sequence ATGATAAAAAATAAGCTGTTTGTTATGCTGTTGCTTTCATTCTCACTCGTTCTTTCAGCATGTGGAAATGATGAGACGGAAAAAAAGAGTGAAGATAGTCAAGACCATGCAGATCACGGAGCAATGAATCATTCAGGCTCAGGCGAAGTTCCTAAAGGACTAAAAGAGGCAGAAAGCCCAACATATCAAGTTGGAAGTAAAGCGGTTATCAATGCGGATCATATGAAAGGCATGGACGGCGCAGAAGCTACAATTTCAGGCGCATATGATACGACCGTATATACCGTGACTTACACACCTACAACTGGGGGGGAAAAAGTAAAGAATCATAAGTGGGTCATACACGAAGAGATTAAAGATGCAGGTGATAAACCTCTAACTCCAGGAACAGAAGTTATTCTTGAGGCAGATCATATGAAAGGTATGAAAGGTGCAAAAGCTACAATTGATTCTGCAGAACAAACTACTGTCTATATGGTCGACTATACTCCTACAACGGGTGGGGAACGCATGAAAAACCACAAATGGGTGACAGAAAGCGAATTATCTAAGGACAAATAA
- a CDS encoding PadR family transcriptional regulator: MEEKTLRKLFLGFIQIHILHHALEHPIYGVWMLEELREHGYNISAGTLYPILHSMERDGLLTKENKNVEGKIRKYYTATEKGKLVLSEARKKAYELFKEIK, from the coding sequence ATGGAAGAGAAAACGTTACGAAAACTTTTTCTTGGTTTCATACAAATACATATTCTGCACCACGCACTTGAACACCCGATTTACGGCGTATGGATGCTAGAAGAACTCAGAGAACATGGCTATAACATTAGCGCCGGTACACTATATCCGATTCTTCACTCCATGGAAAGAGACGGACTTTTGACAAAGGAAAACAAGAACGTTGAAGGAAAAATTAGAAAGTACTACACCGCAACTGAGAAAGGGAAACTCGTCTTATCAGAAGCGAGAAAAAAAGCATATGAACTGTTTAAAGAAATCAAATAG
- a CDS encoding GerAB/ArcD/ProY family transporter has product MRIQPGVAPIHIYVLLILSSGLVNHVLIIPVILSASGRDAWVSILLSIVPYILFILLIGSVLKKLGNQNFVDFIKKRLGPVPVYLLSGVFILYFFLNATITFRDTITWTKTNYLMDTPALVLCILLGVLCFLGTYKGLKELSMVALIALPLVVTFGFFIAIGNIPHKDYSMLLPIAENGWSPVFKGGVYVLSGLTELSTLLFLVHHTHKTLKWKHIIFVSFVLVGLMLGPTMAAIAEFGPYEANKLRYPAFEQWKLLTISKEITRMDFLSIFQWISGAFIRVSLLMYLVTKLIKVKKHRIWLVASLYILAIAYTLAPISNISVFNFLYHYFFPIQMYVMLPIISIVCLYVLVKK; this is encoded by the coding sequence ATGAGAATTCAACCTGGTGTAGCTCCAATTCATATTTATGTTCTTTTAATTCTTTCATCCGGCCTCGTAAATCATGTTCTGATTATACCCGTCATCTTATCAGCTTCAGGAAGAGATGCTTGGGTAAGTATTCTTCTTTCAATTGTTCCTTACATCCTTTTTATTTTGCTTATTGGTTCGGTTTTAAAAAAATTAGGAAATCAAAATTTTGTAGATTTTATAAAAAAACGACTCGGCCCTGTCCCTGTCTATCTGCTCAGCGGTGTATTTATCTTATACTTTTTCTTAAATGCTACGATCACTTTCCGAGATACCATTACATGGACAAAAACAAATTATCTAATGGATACTCCAGCTCTTGTCCTATGTATTTTATTAGGTGTGCTCTGTTTTTTAGGGACTTATAAAGGACTTAAGGAGTTAAGCATGGTAGCTTTGATTGCCTTACCGTTAGTAGTAACATTCGGCTTCTTTATTGCGATTGGAAACATTCCGCATAAAGACTATTCTATGCTATTGCCCATTGCAGAAAATGGCTGGTCTCCTGTGTTTAAAGGTGGAGTTTATGTTTTATCCGGATTAACAGAGTTAAGTACGCTTTTATTCCTTGTCCATCACACACATAAGACGCTTAAGTGGAAACACATCATTTTTGTGAGTTTTGTTTTAGTGGGACTTATGTTAGGACCAACAATGGCAGCCATCGCAGAGTTTGGCCCTTATGAAGCTAATAAATTAAGATACCCTGCTTTTGAACAATGGAAGCTTCTAACGATTAGTAAAGAGATCACCAGGATGGACTTCCTTTCCATCTTCCAATGGATTTCTGGTGCTTTTATTAGAGTGAGTCTACTGATGTACTTAGTTACAAAATTAATTAAAGTAAAAAAACACAGGATATGGCTAGTTGCTTCCCTATATATACTTGCGATTGCTTATACACTTGCTCCTATATCAAACATTTCTGTTTTTAACTTTTTGTATCATTACTTCTTTCCGATACAGATGTATGTGATGCTGCCCATTATTTCGATTGTCTGTCTTTATGTTCTAGTTAAGAAATGA
- a CDS encoding spore germination protein produces the protein MKFIHRKENTKIHELLSWFSHSTDVVVKNDLFAEKTNSAYTLMFCKGLVDTQLLEESLLPFLNDIAEQDDVAMFNSLKSRFVVHEITIDSQNKRKIEHSLFSGQVLLTGSKNSLYAINLANMPKRTPEESNTEISIRGARDGFIEDLEINFALIRKRLKTSSLNSKSFTIGRRSQTAISLLFIEDIIDPDLVVRVEQRLSKIDIDALVSSSELEEELSDSVFSIFPLLDNTGRPDFAVQSLLQGRFVIIVDGSPTVLIGPASLAITLKSPEDAHASFYMVSFERVLRFTGLFTTVSLPGLWIALTTFHPDQLPYPLLATLTLSRTGLPLSLPLEMMIMVVLFELFKEAGARLPRAVGQTVAVLGGLIVGDAAIRAGLTSPTTLVVVAITMIASYTFVNQSLSGNLLFLRIYTLLMCATFGLFGFFISMLSIFLLVSSLRSFDYPYIESLAAPNVADTFKTFFKAPFTLIKKRSSYLYPKDATRQGDRNEK, from the coding sequence ATGAAGTTTATCCACCGTAAAGAAAATACTAAAATTCATGAACTTCTTAGCTGGTTCAGTCATTCCACAGACGTAGTGGTAAAAAATGATTTGTTTGCAGAAAAAACAAATTCTGCATATACCTTAATGTTCTGTAAAGGGCTAGTTGATACCCAATTATTAGAAGAAAGCTTGCTTCCCTTCTTAAATGACATCGCTGAGCAGGATGATGTTGCTATGTTTAACTCTTTAAAAAGTCGATTTGTGGTTCATGAAATCACTATTGATTCTCAAAACAAAAGAAAGATTGAGCATAGCTTGTTTTCAGGACAAGTACTGTTAACCGGTTCAAAAAATTCTCTATATGCCATCAATCTTGCAAATATGCCAAAGCGAACACCAGAAGAATCGAATACGGAGATTTCAATCCGTGGTGCGCGTGACGGTTTTATTGAAGATTTGGAAATCAATTTTGCTTTAATCCGAAAACGTCTAAAAACATCTTCACTCAACAGCAAATCTTTTACGATTGGTAGAAGGAGTCAAACGGCTATTTCTTTACTCTTTATTGAAGACATAATCGATCCTGATCTCGTCGTACGCGTCGAGCAGCGTCTTTCTAAGATTGATATAGATGCCCTTGTATCAAGCAGTGAACTAGAAGAAGAATTATCTGATTCTGTTTTTTCCATTTTCCCCCTGCTTGATAATACAGGTCGTCCCGATTTTGCGGTTCAATCATTACTTCAAGGAAGATTTGTCATTATTGTAGACGGTTCACCTACAGTGCTCATTGGTCCCGCTTCACTTGCGATTACATTGAAATCTCCAGAAGATGCTCATGCCAGTTTTTACATGGTATCGTTTGAACGAGTCCTTCGATTTACTGGACTTTTTACAACCGTATCCTTACCAGGGCTCTGGATAGCATTGACAACCTTTCACCCAGATCAGCTTCCTTATCCTCTGCTCGCAACGTTAACACTCTCACGAACAGGATTACCGTTATCGTTGCCACTTGAAATGATGATCATGGTCGTTTTGTTTGAATTGTTTAAAGAAGCAGGAGCTAGACTTCCTAGAGCTGTTGGTCAGACCGTAGCGGTATTAGGCGGATTAATCGTTGGGGATGCGGCAATCCGGGCAGGGTTAACCTCTCCTACAACACTTGTTGTTGTAGCTATAACGATGATTGCTAGTTATACGTTCGTTAACCAATCATTGAGTGGGAATCTACTTTTTTTAAGGATATATACCCTTCTCATGTGTGCAACATTTGGACTGTTTGGATTTTTCATATCTATGCTTAGTATATTCTTGCTAGTCAGTTCCCTTCGTTCCTTTGACTATCCATATATAGAATCTTTAGCTGCACCAAATGTGGCTGATACGTTTAAAACATTTTTTAAAGCTCCTTTTACTCTTATCAAGAAAAGATCTTCGTACCTGTATCCAAAAGACGCTACTCGCCAAGGTGATCGCAATGAGAAATAA